The segment ATACAAGCGCTTCACAGTACCACCCTGATGGCTGACAAGGATAATGGCGCAAAAGTAGAAAGTGTGAAAGAAACGATTGGTACAACTTGATAACTATGTAATAGTTTGGCAAACATGAAAACCAAGCCGAAAAGTGGAAAGGGGTGTCGGGATGGCCAAATATACGCTAGTCGACCAGAATACATGTATCGCCTGCAGCGCATGCGGGGTAGCAGCACCTGACTTGTTTGATTATAACGCTGAAGGAATTTCTTTTGCGCTCCTTGACGACAACAAAGGGATAACACCGGTAGCGGAGGAATTGGAAGAAGATTTGGAAGATGCATATGAAAGTTGTCCATCAAATTCAATCAAGATGGCAGACGAGCCTTTTGATAGTAAAAAGGACGTTGCAAGTTAAAGGATGGAATATCAATCGATTGAAAAACTAATCTTTTGAACAAAATAGAAATGATGGGGATGAAATAATCTATGACTACAGAAACGAAGGTAGAGGCAATCAATTGCAAACATTTTATTAACGGACAATTTGTTGAATCACAAAATCAAAAGAGTTTTGAAAATATAAACCCGGCTACAGAAGAAGTGCTTGGACATGTGGCAGAAGGCGGAAAGGAAGAAGTGGACATTGCGGTCGCTGCAGCTAGAAGTGCCCTGCAAGGCCCTTGGAAAATGACCACATTGGAGGAACGCTCCAAAATACTACGCAGAATCGGTGATTTGATTCTTGAGAGACAGGAAGAATTGGCGCGTTTAGAGAGCTTAGATACCGGCAAGCCTTTTTCATTAGCGAATTCGGTGGATATTCCACGGGCAGCTTACAATTTTCACTTTTTTGCTGATTATGTTATTTCTCTCGGAACGGATGCCT is part of the Planococcus shenhongbingii genome and harbors:
- a CDS encoding ferredoxin → MAKYTLVDQNTCIACSACGVAAPDLFDYNAEGISFALLDDNKGITPVAEELEEDLEDAYESCPSNSIKMADEPFDSKKDVAS